Within the Cololabis saira isolate AMF1-May2022 chromosome 22, fColSai1.1, whole genome shotgun sequence genome, the region CTGAGCTGTGTGGAGATAAACAGACCAAATACACAGAGCTTGTTTGTCACGGGCCCTAATTACGGAGCGCTTCATGTAGGACTGTCCCAATTGTCCAATCTCAGCTGCACAGAGATGCCAGAGAGGCTGCTGGCAACTATAACCATTTTAGCTCTtttcaaatacagtatttttgAATCTTCCTCTGACTGATCAACAGTTTCAGTCACAAATCGTTTTTCTGTTCATCTGAATAGCTGTCAGTTCAAGGAAATTGTGTTTCTTGTGGGCGTCCAAAATGTTGACAGTATGTTAACATTTAAAAGCGTTGGGATGTGTGATGCTGAATCCGCTCTTGCCAAGAACTACATGAGTCATAAAGTGAATCATATTGTATTACCAAAGTGACAGTGATCTTCAATAACACTCATCGTGCGCACATGCCTCGTAATGGAGGCGATCATCAACGGCGGCCGTGTAATTGGATCTGATTTTGTTCATTAAATGATGAACAACCAACGAATTGGCCCTTGTTCTCTGCCAGCAGTGTAGGTCACAGCAATCAGTCATTCAACTTAAAAGAGTCATCCACACTCGACGTGGGATTACGACATCAACTAAAGCCAAACATGTTCTGCCTTTCAAGTCAACAACAGTGTTAAGGGCTCTTTCACTAAATGTAGTGTCACATACAAAGCCGCAGTTGGTTGACCAGCGAGGCTCGTGAAGACCCAGTAGAGAGGATTTATATTCCTCCCAAACATATCACATGTTATGACTCACCTCCAGTAAGCAGTGTGTACGGACTAGCTGCACACGGATGTTTGTGGGCTAAAAGTCCAAAAACACCTTTAACTCAAGCTCTGCTGGAGGATCTCCTCATTAATTATTTCAGACTGCTGAGAGGAATGCACCGCGAGACAACATCTGGTGAGGGGTGAGGAACATGGCAGGGGACGTTTCCTGGGTCGAACTCTCCCTTTACCCTCAGCTGGACTGTCATGTCACGGCGTGGCTGTCCACCTACTGAATGATATGCATAAgtaagcaaagaaaaaaagcttttaatGGAGTGTTTGAGTTCAAAATGATAGAAAGTATAGTTTTGAATGTCATGTTTTGATACATTTCCTTTCATACTGTTGCGTAAAATTACAGAAAGGGGCTGTAAGATGCTGACAATCTTTATCAAATGTCTAATATTTAGGATATGCATTTATATTGTAATAGTTCAATAATTTTCTAATCAAATATGTTGAATATTTCTTCTTTCAATTGTACAATTATTTGTCTTTACAGTCATTTTCATTAGTAACACATCCATCACAGTCAATCTCAGCAACAGATCCACAAGTTTTGGTGCATATATTTCAATCTTGCTGTTTGCAAAGTTATCAATCCATAAATACCTTTGAAAACATTATCAGATGTAATGTGGGAATACAATAACATGGAATAGTAGAATATAAGGTACATGTTGGCAGAACAAGACCTGATAACTGAGCAACAAAGTTTGCTGCtaaaaagaaaatttaaataaagtCCTGAAAGAAttagcttttttttcctttttttcctgaaatagTTATCTTGATTAATACACAGGAATCTGGCATCCAAACAACACTAGTATGTAACTAAAAGCAATTTTGTAAGCTTGTAAAACTGATCCAAGCTTCATCCAATGCTGATTTATTTTAGGGACAGTGTAATCAGTTGGAAAGCTGAGCATAAGTGTATTAAGTCTTCTTGTGTGTGGCCCTTTGTGCCCAACACAATGATCCACTAAATTCAATTCCCTGTCTCCCTTTATctctatatgtatatatattaacaaTGTGAAGCATATACACCTGAAAAATtgcaataaaaaacataaattcCTACTTTTAATGCATTCCAGGCAAATATTTTAAAGCATCGTGCAATGGTGCCCCCATGTGGACAAAATGTGCACTTCATACAGATCATCCAACACAAGTACAACATCGAGGagattctctctctcttcagctCAGCCATGAAAACATAGAAAGCAATATAGGTAATAGAATATATGTACCTTTGAAATAGTATCTACACTATATAAATCTCCAAATAGAGCAATGAGGTGAAGTATAGTTAATCTTAAATTGTACTCTTGAGAAGTTATGTAAACCACTTGAATTTCATGCTTTATTTCCTATAAAAGTTATATCAAGTTTTCAGATCTGGTAATACCACACCTCGAGCATCTACATTTTAAGTTTAGATAACTACATTCTTTAGGCCTAAAACCACCTTCCTCTTCCCATGTCCGCCCCAGGTTAACCTACTTTGTATCTCACAGTGATTAAACTATGTCTTCTGTTTTTTCACAAGCTGGTCTTTACTCTTTAACCCGCTTTTAACAACTAAAGAGCACTCTGTTTATGACAGGGACTGATAAGAGATGCTCAGCACATGGCCATAAAAATGACACGATGACACAAGTTATGATCATAATTGTCATTCTCTATTACGAAACTGTGGACCCTCTGCTGCATTTGTTTCTGAAGAGCGGGCAAACTGAAGAGCAACGACATGTAGATTCTGGGTTTTGCTGTCTTGAGGCACATTTTGTTTTGGTTGCTTTTTCTTTTGGGgactttttctttgtctttttccgTTTTCCCGCCAGCAGACCTTTAACATGGTAAACCACAACCCGGCCCGTGTGGCGCTCGTGTTCGTtggcttgtgtgtgttttttcctgCTATCTCATTCAACTTTCTCTCGGGATTTGGAGATAAATCAGGTGAATATTTTTTTGGGATGAATCGACTCATGTGAAAAATGTCTAAATGGTAAGTACAGAGTGAATAACATACTCTCAATGCAGGTATCTTTAAGCAGCGGACAGAGGATGTCACACTCAAGTACACGACCCCCATAACTCCTGCTAAATGGGCCTTTGTTGTGTGGGACTTCATatatttttggatttttgccatGTTTGTATACTTTTTGGCCGGATTCTTCAGACGGTAAGCTTGTTTTGTTCTATTTTCCACATATAAATTACATGGTATGGCAGTTCAAAGCTACATGCCACTGCCGGAATACGTTTACCtttctttatgtttttaaatcgctccaccttttctttcttttttttttttttttttactactctttttattggtttttcaATTTTATAGGTACAAACATTAGaacagaacaaaattaaatacaacaaaacataaaaataaaattaaaagaaaaaaaacccaccccAAATCAACAGAAAGCGCTGCGCAGTATATGCATAAAATGAATAAgtaaaataggaaaattaagagaCAGGTAAATGAAGAGCACATACATGGGATAAGTGAAAGAAAGAATAGGCAgtccaccttttctttcttaattTAGTTCTCTTTGCATCCTTCTCTTCACATATTGCAGACTGCATAAACATTGTACAAAAAAGGCACAGTTTGTtattagggttttttttcccttatttaAAGTTATCATCCTTACTCCCGGCAGGAATACATATGAGTGGATGTACACGACACCTTCAGTGCTGCCCTATGGATTTCATGTCACTCTGATCATCAACCTTTGTCTGAACACTACATGGTTGTTTATGTATGACAGAGAGTAAGTGTGCAGCTTTCAAAACCTAGAATTTCAGGATTCATGGTTTAGCGTCATCCCTGATAGCTCATTGGTCTGTTTTTCTATGTGTCCAGGCTGTTGCTGGCAGCGCTTGTAACCTCGGCAGTAATGGCAGTCACAGATTACGTACTCCTGTTTTTCTCCTGCCATGGATTGAAGATCTACGGAGCCTGGTTGCACAAATACCACAACCCAGACCTCTGGATCTTCAGAATATTGGTGACGCCATAAAGTTCTGTCCGCGTGTTTTCGTGCAGGTCATGACATAGAATTAAAGATCTTGTAAAAGACGGCAATAAATTCCTAGGTTGTGAGTGTAAACCTCTGTGAAATGACTTTGTACCACAAGTGAAACAAATGCTCAAAACTATTCTATGATTGCATTTagtattttttctaaataaagttcAGTTTCTCACTGCACCCTGAAGACACACTTAAACTTAAAATGTGGCAGCTATTGATTCCAGCCGCTGCTCAGTCATCCatatctattcttttttttaattcttttcatGATGTCTCAGCTTTTTCTAATTTGGGAGTGTCATTTATCAGTTTGCATGGGTTAAGTTAGTCTAGTTTAGGTTGATGGTGGAGCTCTAACTTCTATACTCTGCACAAAATAGTAATCAGACACTAAGTTTGCATGACAACAAACAGAAGCAAAATCAAAACTGGAAGAAGATTTAGATTATGACCTTTCaattatttatctgtttttcaAAACTGAATCTATTCCTTGCCAAAACTGTAACACAGCAAGTGCATCTTTGGTTCTTGTtagtttgtgtatgtgtgcgtatacGCGTGTGCGTGCATGTCTTTCAAACAGACAGTCAACCAGTCTCCAATCTCTTTTCTAAATTTTCCTCCAACCAAGTGCACATCCTCTTTATCCCCATTATTtttgtggttttgttttgtttctcctgcctggcagctccatctccagcatCCTTCTACCAATTTATTCACTATCCCTCCTCATTATGAGTACAAATTATCTCAATCTAGACTCACTCCCTTCTTCTCCAACACGTCTAAAAATGGCTGTTTCTCCCATGTGCTTGATTTCAATCGTATCCATCTTTCTCGTCCCGAAAGAAAATCTTAACATCGTCTCTTCCACCTCCAACTCTGCGTCCTGTCTCTTGGACAGTGCTTCTGTCTCCAAGCTACAGATAAGGGCTGATCAGTAACTCCTGACTCTCTTCTCGACCATCTTCTCACTACATTGAATTAGGTCCAAAATGGACTGGCGGTGTACGCGACATGGGGAACGCTCTCCACGCTGCTTAACGTGACGATATACCTACAGCATCAGACAGGGATGCTCAAATGTGACTGTGCAATGCTGGCTTTGCTGCTGATTCTGATGGAGCTGTCAGCATGGTAGGTCTGGCTTTCCGCTGGTTCATGTCGTGTCACTGATGGTGCCTCTAGACAGACAAACTCATCTCCTCCCTTTGCTGTCAGGTTTCTGTTAGAAAACTTCTACCTTGACAAGCAAGTGCGGTACATTGTGACCATCTATCCTGTGGTTATTCTGTGGCTGGCAGGCATCCTGGAAAACAGTTCTTCTAATAGTCATATGTACATCTTTACAGGTACGCTTAGAAATATATCATTCTATGTCTGCTTATTTCACTGATTTAACATATTATCAACATTTGATTcctaaaaattaaaatacaccttttttttctctctgcagTTTTGACTTTGGCCATTTCCTGCGTCATGTTTGTGGTACGCATTGCGCTGGTGACCTGGAGGCATACGAAACGGCCGCTTTACAACAGCAACGCACTCAAcatgtccccagtggaaatatCTTTAACACAAAGTCGACTCTTTCTATGAGGATCAAGCTCAGAGTAATTATTTTAAAACATAATTTGTAACTGGACTTAATCTGGAGGCCTTTAGGATTTGATTTTATTGaatgaaaaggaaaggaaaggctgAATGTACTGCGTTCTCTGAATAATAAACTAAAGGAAAAAGAAGTTAATAAAGTCTTTTATATTATTAATTTTGGTGAAGTATTTCAGTAATCCCAAGAAATAAGGTGACACTGAACAGTTTAACAGGTTAATAAAGAACATGATCAGAGAAATAACAATAGTATTCACATTGTGAGAAATGGGAATTCAAGAGGTAATTCCAGGTTTTGAATCCACTTTTCTTACCTTTACACTATGAGCAACATTGACCTGTCCACGCAGACATACATGACTTAGTCTGCAGAGATCTCTAGCTTTCTAAGTCTGTTAAGTGCCACTTCTTTCATACGTGCAGTAACACATGATGATGAATGCATCTGAAGCTGTGGTGTTTGATGTTTTGCCCAAAGGCTCTTTAAGATGCTTTATGACTTTATGGCAGATGAATGTTCCATCACATAGCTGctccccacacacacatcaagTCATAATGGCTCTACTAAAATTCAAAAAGGTATTATCATCTGTGACCATGCTAATGCCCTGTCAAAAAACCTGTCAAAAATATTTGATGCTTGAACACTTCAGGAAGGATAGGCCTTTGCCTCGGACTTGATTTCACTTGCTATGAACACTGTGCCTGGTGTGTGATTATCTTGCTCGGATCAACATGAACTTTATTTTCTCCCGCCTCTCCTGCTTTTACGGACGCACAGCTTTCCCGGCCTCTTGGCCAATCCCTGGTCATTTTGAGTATGGTCTGGACTGACATAGCCTTTTGTATCTTTTATACAGCTATATGTGTATAtaagtatgtgtatatatatttatatgatcatttttgttatctccttttttgtcttttctttcttgtgAACTGGCAACTGTTTggtgttttgtgtctgttttgttctctttgaaaaaataaaaaaatataatgttgaaaaaaaaaatatttgatgcTTTATACAATGAAATTTACAACAAaattacaacaaagaaaaattAATAATGGTGATGCTGAAATTTATCAGAACAACATGTAGAAAAAATACACGTCTTTGGCAAATTTCTAAAGAAAATATACTACTTTtctataaaatatgtattattattattattattattaataataataataataataccaccCAATTCTGAACCCCCTTTTGCATTCTGTAGTTTCAAAAGAGAACTTTTATGTCCATGAGACAAGCATTTCTTTGAAACCAAtatagacatttaaaaaaagaccaTAACAGTTTTATGGAAGCAAACAATAAATCAACCACACACTTAGGAATAACAGTATAATTTTTAGTTTCAAAATCGGACTGTTGTCGGCGTAACATACAATTTCTTGGAATGATTTGAGCTGATCATCAAACAATGCCTCCATGTCTTTAGGAGACAGCACAGTTGGGACGTCTGCTGATCACCTCTCCTGTGCAGAATTACAAACATGGAAGACCACTCAAGATAGAGATCCAAGATATCAGCAATCTTCTACACAACAAAACGGATACAtagcttgaaaaaaaataagggtCTTCTAGATCCTACAACTGTTTTTGAGCAGTCCATATCTTAAACTGCTTCaatgaatcaataaataaattaatgaatgaattaattaatgaattaataaaaaaaattattaaaaaaaaaaaatatatatacatatatacttaaagaaaaaaaaagggaggggggGTTTCCTCTCACTGCCGTCCTACTTGCCTCCTGCTGGGGCTCCCGGTCGGGCAACTGGAGtttggtgggggcctcctgcgcacttccctgacgccccggtctgacctcacccctcattgcaaaacataaaggaccaattctaattctaataattatttctggcattatcatgatatattgttttatattattatataaattaTGAAATCtcttgggatgttaaactatagtattatattgttatatataatagtatggtgatataatttggttatatgttataatattttatacaaattatgttatattaggatattactatatttattatgctatatttatatgatatcatgctacaccactctatatgataattatttatttgttcactctcaaatcaatattctcaatttatgtatctattttcatcaccttatttacactcaaacacagcacgcacacacacacacacacacacacacacacacacacacacacacacacacacacacacacacacacacacacacacacacacacacacacacatactgatgctGTCTTTTCTCATCGTCAAAATAGATATAATATAGGCTATTGTGCTGTATCACTAAGAAAAATGGATATGTGACTGAGAAAAGGCATGGAATCTAATTCCAGAAAAAATGTCAACTGATGGAGCTGTAAAAGATGTGCATCGAGTGTTTTACTggacaaacattaaaaaaaaaaaaaaaaaaaaattaactgcTTCAATGACAAGTCAGCAGGTGAACGCCTGAGGGAGTGGTTTCAGGAGCACACATTGGCCAACAGAGTAGATCCCCAGTTTGTAATACAAAATCTGAATTAATTAGACATTTATTAGTAATTTATTGACTTAAACTAGGGGAATACGGAGATTAGTTCTCCATTTACTTcttacattttacatttacttCTCGCTCTgtcaaagacacacacacagacacacacaaccgccCATGGTATCATAATTGCAAGGATTACAGGGTATAACACGCACATGATACAGCATGGTCCAAAGTCCAATGTACTAGATTCTTGTCTCCAACGCAGCGTCTGGCAGACTTCTGCACTGCTGTCAGGACAGTACTCTGAGTTCCAAGATGTCTCTCCCGGCCGCAAACAGATTCCACGAAGCGGTGCATGCTGGAAGCATTGTCCTTGCATTCCTCACTCAGGTGGTCTCGGAGGTCTTCTTCAGTCTGTCAAAAGTTCCCAATGGTGAGTGACTCGATGGGGCTGaagattttacatttttctaacTATTCACACTCAGCGCTTGGGACTGACTGTTATGGCTACATTTATGATGAGGTACCAATGAAACTGTCAAAAATACAACccaaacacaaatgttttaaAGGTCACATCTTCATGGAACACCTTTGCCTTGCCAGTAACAAGCAATGCTGTTTTTTGCAAGCTGTTAAATTGGATTGAGGCCCTTAATAAAACTAAGCTACATAAAAATAAACGCACACCTCATTACTCGCTACGCTGATAACATAAAGAGGGCGTTCATATGCTCCTCAAGACATCTTTACGAGAGTGAATTGTTTACTTgtattaaaaacacaaattaaagATGTGTAAGCCCTTTAAAACTCCTGTAAGATCCTGTAGCACCCGACATCAGCTTTGTCATTATTTCTGGGTTCTCAGCTCTGTTTCAGGGATCATTCAGAAATGTGTCTGAGACTTTCCCCTTGGAGGTGACTATGGACCAGTGGTCAGACAATAACTGGATTGTTATTGACTTGTGGTCTAAGGCTTGGCTTACTTATGGCATGTTTGGCTTCTTTAAACGGTATGGTAAAATAGATTACATCTGCAAATCTTCAATGCAATAATGCAGTGCTGTTGATCAGATTGCTGTTGTTCCTTTTGTAGTAATGTACTCGGTCCCGAGTCCTGCAATCCAGAAGTACACCCTCCAGTATTCTACCTGATGTGGATCACAATTAATTTAGCAAGAACAAGCATCACGGTTCTCTGGGATAGAGAGTGAGTTTTGCACAGTGCTCTCATCTGAAATATATGTACAAATGAATTAAAGCTCACTCGACCTCCTGCAGGTTCATACTTGCAGCTGCGTCGGTCAGATGGATTTTGCCCATCTACAGCTTCTATATGCTGTACATGTCCTACTCCAAACTCTACAAGTACAAAAACTGGCTGGCTGTCAACAACCCCAAACTGATCTTGTGGACACGCTACCTGGTGAGGCTGTTTATTTACTAAGAAATCACTATTTTCAGTTTCAGGATGAAGAGTGTGAAAAGGGCATACATTAAATTGAAATTACTGTCTATTTTTATCTGattatgtgtgtgtaaaaagtATTTCCTCACATCTGTTGGAATATCagtgtttttttaatcattattgtggcagaccCAGAACGGCTTGGCTGCGTTTGCCTGGTGGTCTCTCTTCGATGCTTCGGTGGGCCTTGGAATATCGCTCAAGTACATCCATGGCGTGCAGGAACCATTGGCCAGCAGCATTGTCCTCTCCATTATCGCCATCTGCATTATTATCTGGTAAAGATGAAAGTTAAGCAGATCTGAAttaatttccactttttctctGTGGTTTGAAAATCAAAGTCACATAAAGTTCCCCTTTAAATTAAATAGCCGGTAAAGCATGCTGATCCCTTCAGGTTTGGCCTGCAGAGCATCTTGGTGTCTAAGTACATGCGCCACACATTCAGCGTCTATCCGACTCTCATCCTGGGCCTGGGCTCAATGTTCACCAGCAGCTATCGAGTCCATGACTTCTCTGCAAACACAGTCGTCTGTGGTAAGCCAGCACAGAGTGGTTAATGACTCCAAAGATCTGTTAAGATTTTATTCCAGACGTAcaccctgattttattttatttttttgtacgcTTAGGTGTCCTGATGATCCTGGTTACCATCATGAGCTTCACCAATTTGATCTCTGTATGCATGTATACGGAGAAGCCAAGCACCTCTCTTGTAGTGGAGCCCTACATGAATATCACCGTCTGTGAGACCGTGTGTCCACCGGGAGGACAAATCAAAAACAAAGTTCAGTGCTAATATCACTACTGAAGAAAAGGAAACACTCCTTGGGTGATGACTGTTCAATTTACAACCATCATTCATTCCTGACTATTGGATGAACTGAACCGTTCCAACTCAAAATTTGAAAGTATGCACTTCATCTTAGtcaccagcaggtggcagtATCGATTTATTTGACAGGGAGATTGCTAAATGGCAACGACATCTATGTTGTACCAGGAGATGGCAGAGTGGGGCAAGTTTTTAAGCTTTCACtgcctcatatatatatatatatatgagtacAAATAATTGAAagcattataaaaaataaaatagaattaacTGGTGTGGCT harbors:
- the LOC133423179 gene encoding uncharacterized protein LOC133423179, which gives rise to MVNHNPARVALVFVGLCVFFPAISFNFLSGFGDKSGIFKQRTEDVTLKYTTPITPAKWAFVVWDFIYFWIFAMFVYFLAGFFRRNTYEWMYTTPSVLPYGFHVTLIINLCLNTTWLFMYDRELLLAALVTSAVMAVTDYVLLFFSCHGLKIYGAWLHKYHNPDLWIFRILVQNGLAVYATWGTLSTLLNVTIYLQHQTGMLKCDCAMLALLLILMELSAWFLLENFYLDKQVRYIVTIYPVVILWLAGILENSSSNSHMYIFTVLTLAISCVMFVVRIALVTWRHTKRPLYNSNALNMSPVEISLTQSRLFL
- the LOC133423209 gene encoding uncharacterized protein LOC133423209 → MSLPAANRFHEAVHAGSIVLAFLTQVVSEVFFSLSKVPNALFQGSFRNVSETFPLEVTMDQWSDNNWIVIDLWSKAWLTYGMFGFFKRNVLGPESCNPEVHPPVFYLMWITINLARTSITVLWDREFILAAASVRWILPIYSFYMLYMSYSKLYKYKNWLAVNNPKLILWTRYLTQNGLAAFAWWSLFDASVGLGISLKYIHGVQEPLASSIVLSIIAICIIIWFGLQSILVSKYMRHTFSVYPTLILGLGSMFTSSYRVHDFSANTVVCGVLMILVTIMSFTNLISVCMYTEKPSTSLVVEPYMNITVCETVCPPGGQIKNKVQC